Proteins found in one Methylobacterium sp. CB376 genomic segment:
- a CDS encoding DNA polymerase III subunit, which produces MPDTQEPKGWDEKYRPRVFGDLVGQDGAVAWCKERVRERQVKTLLLHGPSGCGKTTIARVLGNALNCRAPVDGSPCLSCDICREFKPKNDTYYREHLCASQGGLEDARMLVRASSASGSRKYRKIFALDEAHRMTGAAFDALLSRLEEPNSTTVFMLLTTDLEAIPEAVLTRSLRIEIRPISDEDALTYLNKICRHEGLEPEAAALQLLVETGRGSPRRLIRDLERVKDFGSLTYDGVRRALDLDHADVVPAYLKVALTGGPLEQQLRLLEGWVTAPERKIRLVEELLVYLLFNEVHRVERSHAIHDRVSVTDRRVLVEALTARAAAARTDVPSFIERLAELWRSSTARQASASDLALLISRFHGYLGPLPVPSEARGAAGPGVTTDSLMKRPRRARAQTPAKAIGAGTVAEHLTYAQACVLWDAASFMAQEFGVWFNMRVTIRHVEGRIGDRTAAEIVGTLLQRLSMKLRGRGAWHWIYVHEFAPRGRTDILLHVLDEQRVEVRRWLLDNFRRGHLPPGDSRTLRVGRLLNLPEARHHRLHFRYMRYLCRGLDPDCMARDERGREGAVLDLLRVLARWRRSIGTVPPGGRRFWVSEGIGEGAQRRCDEERMTFLSALRDHAWRHVAFGWEEREHQDRERERERRAAALARLAIDKAAAPGAILAKARDELRDSWPLDARARKRRWRGWWTRGAAGAKG; this is translated from the coding sequence ATGCCCGACACGCAGGAGCCCAAGGGTTGGGATGAGAAGTACCGACCGCGCGTGTTTGGCGACCTCGTTGGGCAGGACGGGGCCGTTGCGTGGTGCAAGGAGCGCGTCAGAGAGCGGCAGGTTAAGACCCTGCTGCTGCACGGACCGTCAGGATGCGGGAAGACGACGATAGCCCGCGTGCTCGGAAATGCCTTGAACTGCCGGGCACCGGTGGACGGCTCGCCGTGCCTGAGTTGTGACATCTGCCGGGAGTTCAAACCGAAGAACGACACGTACTACCGCGAGCACCTCTGTGCGTCGCAGGGCGGCCTTGAGGACGCGCGTATGCTGGTGCGCGCTTCAAGCGCGTCTGGAAGCCGCAAGTACCGGAAGATCTTCGCGCTGGATGAAGCGCACCGCATGACGGGTGCCGCCTTCGATGCGCTGCTGTCGCGCCTTGAGGAGCCAAACAGCACCACCGTTTTCATGCTGCTGACGACGGACCTAGAGGCGATCCCGGAGGCGGTCCTGACGCGCAGCCTGCGAATCGAGATCCGCCCGATCTCCGACGAGGATGCGCTGACATACCTGAATAAGATCTGCCGCCACGAAGGCCTGGAGCCGGAGGCGGCCGCGCTGCAGCTGCTGGTCGAGACGGGACGAGGGTCGCCGCGCCGGCTTATCCGCGACTTGGAGAGGGTGAAAGACTTTGGCAGCCTGACGTATGACGGCGTGCGCCGCGCCCTCGATCTGGATCACGCCGACGTCGTGCCAGCCTATCTGAAGGTCGCCCTGACGGGTGGTCCACTGGAGCAACAGCTGCGCTTGCTGGAAGGATGGGTGACGGCCCCGGAGCGGAAGATCCGCTTGGTCGAAGAGCTGCTGGTCTACCTGCTGTTCAATGAGGTGCACCGCGTCGAGCGATCGCACGCGATCCACGACCGCGTGAGCGTGACAGACCGCCGAGTGCTGGTGGAGGCGTTGACTGCAAGGGCAGCCGCGGCGCGGACGGACGTGCCGAGCTTCATTGAACGGCTGGCGGAGCTGTGGCGGTCGAGCACGGCGCGGCAGGCGAGCGCGTCAGACCTAGCGTTGCTGATCAGCCGCTTTCACGGGTACCTCGGCCCTTTGCCCGTGCCCAGCGAAGCGCGGGGCGCTGCCGGGCCTGGGGTTACGACAGATAGTTTGATGAAGCGCCCCCGGCGTGCGCGTGCTCAGACGCCTGCGAAGGCGATCGGTGCGGGAACGGTGGCTGAGCATCTCACCTACGCGCAGGCCTGTGTACTTTGGGATGCAGCATCCTTCATGGCGCAGGAATTTGGCGTCTGGTTCAACATGAGGGTGACGATCCGACATGTGGAGGGACGGATCGGCGACAGGACAGCTGCAGAGATCGTCGGCACCTTGCTCCAGCGATTGAGCATGAAGCTGCGCGGCCGCGGCGCTTGGCACTGGATCTACGTGCACGAGTTCGCGCCGCGTGGCCGGACGGATATCCTCCTGCACGTCCTGGACGAGCAGCGCGTGGAAGTTCGGCGTTGGCTGTTGGACAACTTCCGGCGAGGTCATCTGCCACCCGGTGACAGCCGAACTCTGCGCGTCGGGCGGTTGTTGAACTTGCCGGAAGCACGCCACCACCGACTACACTTCCGTTACATGCGGTACCTCTGCCGCGGCTTGGATCCGGATTGCATGGCCCGCGACGAACGAGGCCGAGAAGGGGCTGTGCTGGATCTATTGCGGGTACTGGCACGATGGCGACGATCGATCGGGACCGTTCCGCCGGGTGGCCGACGTTTCTGGGTGTCGGAGGGGATCGGCGAGGGCGCACAGCGTCGCTGCGACGAGGAGCGGATGACGTTCCTGTCGGCGCTGCGGGACCATGCCTGGCGCCACGTCGCCTTCGGTTGGGAGGAGCGCGAGCACCAAGATCGCGAGAGGGAGAGGGAACGGCGTGCGGCTGCGTTGGCACGTCTGGCGATTGATAAGGCTGCCGCACCGGGGGCGATTCTCGCTAAGGCACGGGACGAACTGCGGGACTCGTGGCCGCTGGATGCCAGGGCGCGGAAGCGGCGTTGGCGGGGATGGTGGACGCGAGGTGCGGCGGGGGCTAAGGGCTAA
- the istB gene encoding IS21-like element ISMtsp8 family helper ATPase IstB, giving the protein MSGTGELIPPLVERIKATLVGLKMPRALEIVDTTVRRLERGELSALEAVDALLSEELSLRESRRVKTALVMARLSTVKTLSGFDFAFQPSLDRTRILALAELGFVDRCEVLHFLGPPGTGKSHLAVALGVEAVKAGRSVYFTTLADLVGTLARAEREGTLREKIRYFCRPALLIVDEIGYLPVVPGGGNLFFQLVNARYERGAMVLTSNRGFAEWGEVFGDPVVATALLDRLLHHAVVVQIEGSSYRLRQHTALMPEHIRSKAALQAPPLAPPPRRRGRPPKNGGAHLGIA; this is encoded by the coding sequence ATGAGCGGAACTGGCGAGCTGATCCCCCCACTGGTCGAGCGGATCAAGGCCACGCTGGTAGGGCTGAAGATGCCGCGCGCCCTGGAGATCGTCGACACCACCGTGCGGCGGCTGGAGCGCGGCGAACTCAGCGCGCTGGAGGCGGTCGATGCCCTGCTGAGCGAGGAGCTGAGCCTACGCGAGAGCCGGCGGGTGAAGACCGCGCTGGTGATGGCGCGGCTCTCGACGGTCAAGACGCTGTCGGGCTTCGACTTCGCCTTCCAGCCCTCGCTCGACCGCACCCGCATCCTGGCCCTGGCCGAGCTGGGCTTCGTGGACCGCTGCGAGGTGCTGCACTTCCTCGGCCCGCCCGGCACCGGCAAGAGCCACTTGGCGGTGGCCCTCGGGGTCGAGGCGGTGAAGGCGGGCCGCAGCGTGTACTTCACCACCCTGGCCGACCTTGTGGGAACGCTGGCGCGGGCCGAGCGGGAAGGAACGTTGCGCGAGAAGATCCGCTACTTCTGCCGGCCGGCGCTGCTGATCGTGGACGAGATCGGCTACCTGCCGGTGGTGCCGGGCGGGGGCAACCTGTTCTTCCAGCTCGTCAACGCGCGCTACGAGCGGGGCGCGATGGTCCTGACCTCGAACCGCGGCTTTGCAGAGTGGGGGGAGGTGTTCGGCGATCCGGTGGTGGCGACCGCGCTGCTGGACCGGTTGCTTCACCACGCCGTGGTGGTGCAGATCGAGGGCTCAAGCTACCGGCTGCGCCAGCACACCGCGCTCATGCCCGAGCACATCCGCTCGAAGGCAGCCCTGCAGGCTCCGCCGCTCGCCCCGCCTCCGCGTCGGCGCGGACGCCCGCCCAAGAATGGAGGTGCTCACCTCGGCATCGCCTGA
- a CDS encoding Mu transposase domain-containing protein, whose translation MPYEAVLSLERRVTHEGFVSVAGNLYSVPDTTRRRALEVHVLADQIRIYEAGELVACHLPLEGRGLTQVDPAHRRPRSPPPEPRDPAEPVVVRRAGDQVARRRPLAIYDAVARQLAGAGVPRTDRGDAA comes from the coding sequence GTGCCCTACGAAGCCGTGCTCAGCCTGGAGCGGCGCGTCACCCACGAGGGCTTCGTCTCGGTGGCGGGCAATCTCTACAGCGTGCCCGACACCACCCGCCGCCGCGCCCTGGAGGTGCACGTGCTGGCCGATCAGATCCGCATCTACGAGGCGGGTGAGCTCGTTGCCTGCCACCTGCCCCTGGAAGGGCGTGGGCTGACGCAGGTCGATCCAGCCCATCGGCGGCCGCGATCTCCCCCGCCCGAGCCACGAGACCCTGCCGAGCCGGTGGTCGTCAGGCGCGCCGGCGACCAGGTCGCGCGTCGTCGCCCGCTGGCCATCTACGACGCCGTAGCCCGCCAACTCGCGGGAGCCGGCGTGCCCAGGACCGACCGGGGAGACGCGGCATGA
- a CDS encoding glycoside hydrolase family 5 protein, translating to MYGASAGKRDAQYSGGRFVASRTRRARSVAAFVVLIAGWLCGDRTDQHSFANSPPGQADGREYELRRAGQMWDAAKFGSGTVRGFGVGRLSDTDLYDLAGTGANVVRKFLNLHRAVKSDEYVVDAQQLVELDRLVTFALNHKFKVVVTFEPLPNQFAQEFWDNSSLKDSIVDAWRQIAKRYEHSPAIAAYDLINEPITKRPWDDGGQEEWLNFATKIVAAIREIDPKRVVVFEPSPGGLPFGFSAVHRLIPFSNIVYSAHVYQPHQLTHQGLYSYKMPYSYPGIWNKSDLFALLAPVKDFAKRHDVNIYIGEFSAVRWAPGCSAERYVSDAMSIFEAEKWSWSYHAWREYQGWDLELPESWFRRFPYKDAKPQGFETADQSKVRVETNIYRMILQKFLQNTP from the coding sequence ATGTACGGAGCGAGCGCCGGCAAGCGCGACGCGCAATATAGCGGCGGCCGGTTCGTTGCTTCTCGAACGAGAAGGGCGAGGTCCGTTGCTGCGTTCGTCGTTCTCATCGCCGGTTGGCTCTGCGGCGATCGGACTGACCAGCACAGCTTTGCAAACAGTCCACCGGGCCAGGCTGACGGCAGGGAGTATGAACTGAGGCGTGCCGGTCAAATGTGGGACGCCGCGAAGTTCGGGTCTGGAACCGTACGGGGATTCGGCGTCGGCCGTCTCTCTGACACGGACTTATACGATCTGGCGGGCACCGGCGCAAATGTTGTGAGAAAGTTTCTCAATTTGCATCGGGCCGTGAAATCCGATGAGTACGTCGTGGACGCGCAGCAACTGGTTGAGTTGGACCGATTGGTCACGTTTGCCTTGAATCACAAATTCAAAGTTGTTGTTACTTTCGAGCCGTTACCCAACCAATTTGCTCAGGAGTTTTGGGATAATTCGTCTTTGAAGGATAGCATCGTTGATGCTTGGCGACAGATAGCGAAGCGCTACGAGCACAGTCCCGCGATTGCCGCGTACGACCTCATCAATGAGCCGATCACCAAACGTCCCTGGGACGACGGCGGCCAGGAGGAGTGGCTGAATTTTGCGACGAAGATAGTTGCGGCCATTCGCGAGATAGATCCCAAGCGGGTAGTCGTATTTGAGCCCTCGCCGGGCGGATTGCCGTTTGGGTTCTCTGCGGTGCATCGGCTCATACCGTTCAGCAATATTGTGTACAGTGCGCATGTGTACCAGCCGCACCAGCTCACACATCAAGGTTTATACTCGTACAAGATGCCTTATTCCTATCCAGGAATTTGGAACAAGTCAGATCTGTTCGCTCTTCTTGCCCCAGTGAAGGATTTCGCGAAACGGCATGACGTCAATATATACATTGGGGAATTCAGCGCAGTCCGTTGGGCTCCGGGCTGTTCGGCGGAGAGATACGTTTCTGACGCCATGTCAATATTTGAGGCTGAGAAATGGTCGTGGAGTTATCACGCCTGGCGTGAGTACCAGGGCTGGGACCTGGAACTTCCAGAAAGTTGGTTTCGGCGCTTTCCATACAAGGACGCAAAGCCGCAAGGCTTTGAGACGGCCGATCAGTCGAAAGTGAGAGTCGAAACGAACATTTATCGAATGATACTGCAAAAATTTCTGCAAAATACGCCATAA
- a CDS encoding cellulase family glycosylhydrolase: protein MAAMQLLGVNVTSGDTGRLPGVAGVDYVYPTRWDIDYISSKGMNVIRLPVFWERLQHVPFGALDEAEMAHIDDLVSYATSKGISVVFDLHNFGFGYGYPVGGPITTDSTLADFWGRIAKRYVSNSGIIFGLMNEPQAQPASDWIRSVNSAIQAIRSAGATQEILVPGAYGDSALSWSSTDNATVVGTGVNDPLHNFAFEVHMYFDTNSWGTEPGAISATIGSERLAAVTAWAEANNAQLFLGEFGVGTDQTSLAALDNALSYMEQHAHVWQGGTYWVAGPQLPHPFYSVEPPNPAAHMLAENGSFTFMVNDSSALGQRNILTLDISEDEYQGDAVFSVSVDGVQMGGILTAHASHSSLQSETFSFVGDWGIGQHAVTVNFLNDLYGGASTVDRNLYINYASYDSVPVTGYDQPQIDILQEHREEEHREEVPFPTVSAASYTDIRPGDDTLLLEISEDAWLGSAQYTIAVDGQQIGGKMTATASHGTGQSDVLLINGDWSAGVHKVSIDFLNDNYGGTPAADRNLYLNGATYNGTGIPGSRLTLFSSGSQEFTFMEL from the coding sequence ATGGCTGCAATGCAGCTCCTCGGTGTCAATGTCACCAGCGGCGACACCGGCCGTCTGCCCGGAGTGGCAGGCGTGGACTACGTTTACCCGACTCGGTGGGATATCGACTATATATCCTCAAAAGGAATGAATGTCATACGACTGCCTGTTTTCTGGGAACGCCTTCAACACGTCCCGTTCGGCGCCCTGGACGAGGCGGAGATGGCACATATCGATGACCTCGTCAGCTATGCGACATCCAAAGGGATTTCCGTCGTCTTCGACCTTCACAATTTCGGGTTCGGCTATGGCTACCCCGTGGGCGGGCCCATCACAACGGACAGCACCTTGGCTGATTTTTGGGGCAGGATCGCGAAGCGTTACGTGTCAAACTCAGGGATTATATTTGGACTTATGAATGAGCCGCAAGCTCAGCCAGCATCAGACTGGATCCGGTCCGTGAATTCAGCGATTCAGGCAATCCGGAGCGCTGGTGCGACGCAGGAGATCCTGGTTCCGGGCGCCTACGGTGACAGCGCACTGTCCTGGAGTTCTACGGACAACGCCACCGTAGTTGGGACAGGAGTGAATGACCCATTACACAATTTTGCTTTCGAAGTCCACATGTATTTCGACACGAACAGCTGGGGCACGGAACCTGGCGCGATCTCTGCGACGATTGGGTCCGAGCGCCTCGCGGCCGTCACCGCGTGGGCGGAGGCGAACAACGCGCAGCTGTTCCTTGGCGAGTTCGGTGTTGGAACAGATCAGACGAGTCTGGCGGCGCTTGACAATGCGCTTTCCTACATGGAGCAGCACGCACATGTTTGGCAGGGCGGTACGTACTGGGTCGCCGGTCCGCAGCTGCCCCACCCATTTTACTCCGTCGAGCCGCCGAACCCAGCCGCACATATGTTGGCCGAGAATGGCAGCTTCACGTTCATGGTAAATGACTCGTCAGCGCTGGGCCAGCGCAATATACTCACACTGGATATCTCTGAAGATGAATATCAGGGCGATGCAGTGTTCAGCGTGTCAGTCGACGGTGTGCAGATGGGTGGCATTCTAACCGCACACGCGTCTCACTCGAGCTTGCAGAGCGAGACATTCTCGTTTGTTGGCGATTGGGGTATCGGGCAGCACGCGGTGACCGTCAATTTTCTGAACGATCTTTATGGTGGTGCGTCGACCGTAGATCGCAATCTCTACATTAATTACGCCAGTTACGATAGCGTTCCCGTGACCGGATACGATCAGCCGCAAATTGATATCCTCCAAGAACACCGCGAGGAAGAACACCGCGAGGAGGTTCCATTCCCGACCGTCTCAGCAGCGTCTTACACCGACATCAGGCCTGGTGATGACACCTTGCTTCTTGAGATTTCCGAAGATGCCTGGCTGGGCAGTGCTCAGTACACGATCGCCGTTGATGGCCAGCAGATCGGTGGCAAAATGACAGCTACAGCTTCGCACGGCACCGGGCAGTCTGATGTACTGCTAATAAATGGTGACTGGAGCGCCGGCGTCCATAAAGTTAGCATTGACTTTCTGAATGACAATTACGGCGGCACGCCGGCAGCCGACCGAAATCTGTATCTCAACGGAGCGACCTACAACGGGACTGGAATTCCAGGTAGCCGACTCACGCTGTTTTCGAGCGGGTCGCAAGAATTTACTTTCATGGAGTTGTGA
- a CDS encoding NAD(P)-binding domain-containing protein: protein MPVERDSSVVIVGAGPYGLSISAHLTEARIPHRIFGAPMSTWRSGMPTGMLLKSHGLASNLSDPGRAYSLSAYCREQGIYYDDHEWSVPVEVFAAYGEAFHERLVPHLEQVTVRSVRRASSGFDITLADSRPLFATHIVLATGLQPFAHLPPEFATLPEGLVSHSCDAANLTHFAGRHVAVIGGGASAVDVAASLHRAGARATIIARRNSLRFYPPRAQRRFDWLRAPPTPLGPGWKKFLCSYAPLLFRQLPSRLRIDLVRRHLGPTPAWSVKEIIDAHVRVISGARVEQVRAERNCVQLTVVANAERQLIEADHVIAATGYRVSLDRLNYLDSCLRSEIRCLEGSPVLSARFETSVPGLFIVGTPAAVTFGPLLRFVCGTEFTARRLTGAFRGLERNFAVGATARATTSPGPTHPRLTDVIASGRLAARIAPGGAAPTLARDPDSSAVRSSPDRRPRQSHLDARPYLGTDRSDRPEAISPGDSLNDGGAEANDHGTYELPCCVGSAPHSSQSLQRWNEPGVTSIEAAGGGQSGSALPTTSTT from the coding sequence ATGCCCGTAGAGCGCGATTCCTCAGTCGTGATCGTCGGCGCCGGGCCGTATGGCCTTTCGATATCTGCTCATCTGACCGAGGCCAGGATCCCACATCGCATCTTCGGCGCGCCGATGAGCACGTGGCGAAGCGGTATGCCAACAGGCATGTTGCTGAAGTCTCATGGCCTCGCCTCCAACTTGTCGGACCCGGGCCGCGCCTACTCGCTTTCGGCTTACTGCCGGGAACAAGGTATTTACTACGACGATCACGAATGGAGCGTGCCGGTCGAGGTTTTCGCCGCGTACGGCGAGGCTTTCCACGAACGTCTCGTTCCTCATCTCGAACAGGTGACCGTCCGCAGTGTCAGGCGCGCCAGCTCCGGATTTGACATCACGCTCGCCGATTCGCGGCCGTTGTTCGCCACCCACATCGTCCTGGCGACGGGCCTTCAGCCTTTCGCCCATCTTCCACCCGAGTTCGCCACTCTGCCGGAAGGCCTCGTAAGCCACAGCTGCGACGCCGCGAACCTAACACACTTCGCGGGTCGACACGTCGCCGTGATTGGCGGCGGAGCTTCCGCCGTGGATGTCGCCGCGAGCCTGCACCGAGCTGGAGCGCGCGCCACCATCATCGCTCGACGCAACTCGCTGCGCTTCTATCCGCCTCGTGCGCAGCGCCGCTTCGATTGGTTGCGCGCGCCTCCTACACCGTTGGGCCCGGGATGGAAAAAATTCCTGTGCTCGTACGCCCCGCTGCTGTTCAGGCAGCTGCCCTCCCGCCTGCGCATCGATCTCGTCCGTCGTCACCTTGGTCCAACACCGGCCTGGTCCGTCAAGGAAATCATCGATGCGCATGTCCGCGTGATCAGCGGCGCCCGGGTCGAGCAGGTCCGAGCTGAGCGCAACTGTGTCCAGCTGACGGTCGTCGCGAACGCTGAGCGCCAGCTCATCGAAGCTGACCACGTCATCGCAGCAACAGGTTATCGCGTGAGCCTCGATCGCCTCAACTACCTTGATTCATGCCTGCGTTCTGAAATCCGCTGCCTGGAGGGATCTCCCGTGCTCTCCGCTCGTTTCGAAACGAGTGTGCCAGGACTGTTTATCGTCGGAACACCCGCAGCTGTGACCTTCGGGCCGTTGCTGCGCTTCGTCTGTGGAACTGAATTCACCGCGCGTCGCCTCACTGGCGCGTTCCGCGGCTTGGAACGTAACTTCGCCGTTGGTGCCACCGCGCGGGCGACGACGTCACCCGGTCCGACCCATCCGAGGCTGACGGACGTCATCGCCTCGGGCCGCCTCGCGGCGAGGATCGCCCCCGGTGGTGCCGCGCCCACCCTCGCTCGCGACCCGGACAGTTCCGCTGTTCGGTCCTCTCCGGATCGTAGGCCGAGGCAGAGCCACCTCGACGCAAGGCCATACCTCGGCACTGACCGTTCTGATCGCCCCGAGGCAATCTCGCCCGGAGACAGCTTAAACGATGGCGGGGCGGAAGCGAACGACCATGGCACATACGAGCTGCCATGCTGCGTCGGGAGCGCCCCCCATTCGTCTCAATCCCTGCAGCGCTGGAACGAGCCAGGAGTCACGTCAATCGAGGCTGCCGGCGGGGGCCAAAGTGGATCTGCTCTTCCTACAACCAGCACAACCTGA
- a CDS encoding DegT/DnrJ/EryC1/StrS family aminotransferase produces MPGWIHTAPEPTLRSALSIARKGRLRLDVQAAQPWMRFGDKPIWLSRSSWGMAALVDALTEANERPVTAWLPEYFCDQALWPMRQRQVELRFYPVDSWARPEWNRIDIAGPGPKLFFLVHFFGHPSDGEQARSVCDATGALLVEDAAHALGPAKGIGEVGDFVFYSPWKFFEAPNGAIFVIRPRAVGWAAAIQRSVDKLGSAHSPGLGWAKDIAMRKVAHVDPKGFCRGRPGDFFLDVSSRPMPSRPKASPIASMTLPCVNMLEARRMRQENDAAIRDFFKGRPGWQPLIATPAPGPLRSVFRLDSPERASAAYDALRAVGVRAEGWTALPPEVVDPTSQARLLRRTLLNIPCHQGLKTLGLIEALRRAKLD; encoded by the coding sequence ATGCCAGGTTGGATTCACACCGCACCTGAGCCGACTTTGCGATCGGCTCTCTCGATCGCCCGCAAGGGCCGCCTGCGACTCGACGTGCAGGCCGCTCAGCCCTGGATGCGTTTTGGAGACAAGCCCATCTGGTTATCACGCAGTTCCTGGGGAATGGCGGCGCTGGTCGACGCGCTTACCGAAGCGAACGAACGCCCGGTCACCGCTTGGCTGCCGGAATACTTCTGCGATCAAGCGCTTTGGCCGATGCGCCAGCGCCAAGTGGAATTGCGGTTCTATCCGGTAGACTCCTGGGCTCGTCCGGAATGGAACCGCATCGACATCGCAGGCCCGGGACCGAAGCTTTTCTTTCTGGTTCATTTTTTTGGACATCCCTCAGACGGTGAGCAGGCGCGGTCTGTCTGCGACGCCACGGGAGCCCTTCTGGTCGAAGACGCGGCCCACGCCCTCGGCCCCGCGAAAGGCATTGGCGAGGTCGGCGACTTCGTCTTCTACAGTCCCTGGAAGTTTTTCGAGGCGCCGAACGGCGCAATCTTTGTGATCCGCCCCCGCGCCGTCGGGTGGGCCGCTGCGATCCAGAGGAGTGTCGACAAGCTGGGGTCCGCGCATTCGCCTGGTCTGGGCTGGGCAAAAGACATCGCCATGCGAAAAGTCGCGCACGTTGATCCCAAAGGGTTCTGCCGAGGACGTCCGGGCGATTTCTTCCTCGATGTGAGCTCGCGGCCGATGCCGTCGCGTCCGAAGGCTTCGCCTATCGCAAGCATGACGCTTCCGTGTGTCAACATGCTGGAAGCGCGCCGCATGCGGCAGGAAAACGACGCAGCGATCAGGGACTTTTTCAAAGGCCGTCCAGGGTGGCAGCCGCTGATTGCGACGCCGGCGCCAGGGCCTCTCCGATCGGTCTTCCGACTCGACTCACCGGAGCGGGCGTCCGCTGCGTACGATGCGCTCCGCGCCGTCGGGGTCCGCGCAGAGGGCTGGACCGCCTTGCCACCCGAAGTGGTCGACCCCACCTCGCAGGCGAGGCTGTTGCGGCGCACACTCCTGAATATCCCCTGCCATCAGGGCCTGAAGACGTTAGGCTTAATCGAGGCTTTGAGGAGGGCCAAGCTCGACTGA
- a CDS encoding lipopolysaccharide biosynthesis protein, with amino-acid sequence MSKSTKEGGTTERRGKTLPDRVPRAYALTALGEGAQSAFHFILNIALIRALSAYNYGVFAIIFTVGAIAITGINAVFAVPVTVFLPRARRNAAISLEVTMGSLALLASTVIAAAVAVGAGFSIHDMEAAALAGCLVGLWPLRVYTKAANFARFGQHAALSGVVSDVSYAAVGLGSLAFLYQLHGEKLTLAITLALVCAANGVGIVINLVGRRKRIRVRLHRRTFARFLKLWPHVRWSLAGIAASTVIQQGQMTFVTMLAGPAAFAPLAAGFVLMSPIRTFGMAIANVMRPELSRSNALGEHRSAGKLLAKAVGILVFVFMAYGFALFFGWQTLRSLLFERRFPDQAMGLIVTLAWLTTSVSNVNLFMQTGTQAKSRFVDAAWPAIVGGTIIVIFVPLLVLTLGPPLSTLGVLVAEIVTVGLLVGLHARDRSIWRPNAIDESRPA; translated from the coding sequence ATGTCCAAGAGCACTAAGGAAGGCGGGACGACGGAGAGGCGTGGCAAAACCCTGCCAGATCGTGTGCCGCGTGCCTACGCTCTGACGGCCTTGGGCGAGGGCGCACAGAGCGCATTTCATTTCATTTTGAATATTGCGCTTATTCGAGCCCTCTCCGCGTATAACTACGGCGTGTTCGCAATCATATTCACAGTCGGTGCTATTGCGATCACCGGCATCAATGCCGTGTTCGCGGTTCCGGTGACCGTCTTCCTCCCGCGCGCCAGACGCAACGCCGCGATTTCCCTCGAGGTCACAATGGGATCGCTGGCCCTTCTGGCCTCCACGGTGATTGCGGCGGCGGTTGCGGTCGGCGCCGGATTCTCCATACACGATATGGAAGCCGCCGCACTTGCAGGTTGCCTCGTCGGCCTTTGGCCGCTCCGCGTATATACCAAGGCTGCTAATTTTGCCCGGTTCGGCCAACACGCCGCCCTGAGCGGGGTCGTCTCGGACGTATCCTACGCGGCGGTGGGTCTCGGCTCGCTGGCTTTTTTGTATCAGTTGCATGGAGAGAAACTAACCCTTGCAATAACTCTGGCTTTGGTTTGCGCCGCGAATGGCGTCGGCATCGTCATCAATCTGGTCGGACGCCGCAAGAGAATCCGTGTGCGTCTTCATAGGCGCACTTTCGCCCGCTTCTTGAAACTGTGGCCGCATGTCCGCTGGTCGCTTGCTGGAATTGCTGCTTCGACTGTCATACAACAAGGACAGATGACGTTCGTGACCATGCTGGCCGGGCCGGCCGCGTTCGCGCCATTGGCGGCCGGTTTCGTGTTGATGAGCCCCATACGCACCTTCGGTATGGCCATCGCCAATGTCATGAGGCCCGAGCTGTCGCGGTCCAACGCGCTTGGCGAACACAGATCCGCCGGTAAGTTATTAGCCAAGGCCGTCGGCATTTTGGTTTTCGTGTTCATGGCGTACGGCTTTGCTCTTTTCTTTGGCTGGCAGACGCTGCGCTCGCTCCTGTTCGAGCGGCGCTTTCCCGACCAGGCCATGGGTCTGATCGTGACATTGGCCTGGCTCACGACTTCCGTGTCGAACGTCAATTTGTTCATGCAAACTGGCACGCAGGCCAAGTCAAGATTTGTCGACGCGGCCTGGCCGGCAATCGTCGGCGGGACAATCATTGTCATTTTCGTTCCCCTGCTGGTTCTCACGTTGGGGCCGCCGCTTTCCACGCTTGGTGTACTTGTCGCGGAAATCGTGACCGTCGGCCTTTTGGTCGGCCTGCACGCCAGAGATCGAAGCATTTGGCGTCCCAATGCGATCGATGAAAGCCGGCCTGCGTGA